GGACAGTGCACAATGGTTGGAGTGAAGGTTGAAGCTGGTGACTACACAGCATAATGCATAGGAGTCGTACTGCACGCCATTTCCTGGCTCAAGATCTGTGCTTGCAAAGGTGGATGCCGGCATCCTCAGGTGGTGAGCGGAACTAATGTCAACGCACATGTGTTTAGCTGTAAGCACTGTACATCATGCAATCATAGTGGGGTGCGTGTGTACAACGCTACATGTAACCATGCCCACATCACTTTCTCAGCATACCAGTGCAGAAGTCTAGACCTTTATGCAGCTCCCCCATGTCACATCCATCATTTGCATATGCTCAAGGGCTGCTCTAATCCAATTCtcttttctcacttcctgtattcttccacaagctaGTTAGTGGGCTCTGACTGAtggaccgcccttctgacagtgagcagagattggtaatggcaccgatatctccagccacatatctggaaagatgacagtgctctgaattcagcgcactgtcagctttttagcggtacataaaatcacatgtgcctgaggacatgaaaagtccgcTTTAACTGTTTAAGTTACCTGCGGTTGTTCTTGGTGACATTTATTGTTTTAAAAGGAGTAAAACTTGATGCATAACTGTATTCATATCAGTAGATTTGACAGCCTACCTGACTCTAAGCTTGTATTTTGTTCCACTGGGTATGTCACTGTTACATTGTCTTCTGGAATTGGTGTTTCGTGGGTTGGAATAGCAGTTGTTGTGTTATTGCTTTTATTAGCTGTACTGGTTGCTGTACTGGTTACATGTCTTGTCTCTGATGTAGCAACAGTCGAAAGTGCAGTAGTAGACCCATTGACTGTGCTGTTCACATGTTCTGTCTTTGGTACAGTAACAGATGAACGGAAACTTGTGGAGGCAACAGTAGTGGAACCAGACTCTGGAGTGCTCTTCGTAGGTGACGGTGTAGTTACAAGTGGCTGCCCAGTAAAGTGCACATCTGCGGTGCTGTTATGGTTGAATGTGGAGTTAGGACTAGTGTTCAAGACAGTAGAAGGTGTTGTTTCTCTTCTTGTGATAGCTGTTGTGTCAGGAGGCAAAGTCGTTGTGCTTTTTAAAGCCACAGAGTGAGAAAGGCCTTCAGTTGTAGACATTCCGGTTGTGGTGGCTTTAACATTCCAAAATGCAGACATACAAACAATGATGGCAAAGAgcgcagatgttgttcttgaatACATCATAAGTTCCAATGTGTTGGGTCAATCAATGACTagaaataaaatacaaagaaatgAATTACTTCTCATTTTCTACATAAagactaacgctgggttcacacctgcgttcttctttccgttctatggtttccgtcttctgcatgccagaagacggaaaccatagaccgggtccggccgtgagcggcggtgagcgttttaggctctccgcggcgaaaccggatttttttatccggacacagagtactgcatgtccgactctgtgtccggattataaaacccggtttcgcggcggagagcgcaaaacgctcaccgccgctcacagccggacatctctctcacccattcaaatgaatgggtgagagagactcctgcaggtttccgtctcctgcctctgttttaggcaggaaacggaaacctgcagtacggagagggcgacgcagatgtgaacgagccctaaacagTACTATAGTTtcagaaatatataaatacagtgtgCAAGTAGAAAAATGACAATAGAAGAAAGCATAAACAATATGCATAGTATAAAAGAGGAATATAGCAATGTAATTCAAGATATTAAAACATAAAAGGGGTAAAAAGGTATATAACCAGTAATAAACAGAAGGGAATAAGGGAAGGGGTGAGTATCGCCAAAGTGTATAGGTCAGGGAGGGGTAAAACCTACCTAGGGAGAAACACAACACAACAgtataagggagcctgcacacggagtatatgctccgctcattctgaacgtaaaacttgttcagaatgagcgtgtaaaaaccagatcctATTGAtctctatgggtgctggcatacgtgcgctacccattgaaatcaatgggagcgtttcttccctattgctttcaatgtgatacacgcatatcacattgaaagcaatagggactCGAGGACAGAAACCAGAACActagtaaaaggaaaatgtttgttttggtaccgtgttagccagtggttatgaaatataaaaaaacaaaaaaaactttgcaagtcttcagtaggtgataccttttttaatggctaactcatccaagatcagttgataaccaaatcaccagggccaccagaataccaagatcggagttattaaaatacaataccaaacaggagaacaatcgggtgcccctggtcgtcacatataacccccacctggagacgctgagaggaatcacacgcaaattacatccactactgcaaaaagacaaccatctaaaatccatatttccagacccccctctcctgtactacagacagccaccaaacctctggaatatgattattagcagctcactgtcacctccaactaacaaaggaacatttccatgtggacagaagaggtgcaagacctgcctccacatactgaccaccgacaggatagagataccaaactctaacagggaatataaaatcccagttacgttcacctgtaacacacctattgtagtgtatttgatcatttgcaccaagtgtcccactgaaaatctgtatgttggagagaccggccagaaactcagaatgagaattaattcacatcgccatacaatcaaacaacagagaactgatcttcccgtgccaaatcatttctgccaggaagagcacaacatcatcaatgacatgaaaatcttgatcttaaaagggaactttaaatcaaggaaacagcgactgatttatgagtacaaggccatgaccctattccagacgctggacaatggaatgaacgtctcaagtgggtttatgtctttttatacaaatcattaagacagccattaagataagaacctgggatctggcaattgattgtttgtttttataagtatatagtaataagcctcttcccccctccctcctgtaatcctacccctgtgtccagttataaatatgcagcctctagaa
This sequence is a window from Leptodactylus fuscus isolate aLepFus1 chromosome 2, aLepFus1.hap2, whole genome shotgun sequence. Protein-coding genes within it:
- the LOC142194816 gene encoding uncharacterized protein LOC142194816, giving the protein MMYSRTTSALFAIIVCMSAFWNVKATTTGMSTTEGLSHSVALKSTTTLPPDTTAITRRETTPSTVLNTSPNSTFNHNSTADVHFTGQPLVTTPSPTKSTPESGSTTVASTSFRSSVTVPKTEHVNSTVNGSTTALSTVATSETRHVTSTATSTANKSNNTTTAIPTHETPIPEDNVTVTYPVEQNTSLESEKIGSGMKFSETVLTSIFSTILVVVMLTTVAFCFNKYRKRRSQYSHHPLHETVYESEGYSPPDDTLVISGGLYDAPRIYNPNMTVLEEDESQPDYVSFSNRPGQFRLEFLPGDKDTDSTYSGSLRRNV